Proteins encoded together in one Vicinamibacterales bacterium window:
- a CDS encoding carboxypeptidase regulatory-like domain-containing protein: MEVQCFAGATPWRPRVSARVGLLALVLVIVAVGAAAAQSVLGTIRGTVTDPGGGVIPKAAVLITDEATGAPHALETDGRGNFAVPNLQPGTYRVEVIVTNFKKFERAGVTVSTGAATLVTVQLEVGPVGETVVVTAEAPVNITLDSPAVTRNMDAQQIRDLPRNSRDVQDFLYLNPNVIGTSDNMQFLGGRTYGVSYIQDGQASTNAIFGTVGNSAPGLDAIQEMQVLSNSYSAEYGGLAGVVVTTKRGGQQYHGGAFYDFNSNALNSLTYGQTLTGVTRNDPNSETSQHRYGMSVGGPVAKRTFFFANYEGLRDKTIQGGARTAVPTAAMRNGDFTGTNIKVKDPLTGQPFSGNAIPPNRLDPSAQKIMNFFWPMPNQPGTMSGGYGIFQQYVPESRKRERFDFRVDHEAGDKHTIFARASYQLRDPRSFRFEAGNALTNLPIQTSNLTTYALIGGWTSILSNNIVNEVRVGYNYDHYAQKSNYLVAPTASQFGIEAAPTIGGDVAGFPTFTFQSSTYRPSSISDGGRNADRTQNQNSFSIADNLSWLKGAHSMRMGALYSRNMAVDGFGRGLSSHGNYRFNGTKTGNAFGDFLLGRPYRVDEQVSTRGDLNGHSTDFAAFFQDDWRVSQNLTLFLGLRYELSGTWNENSLLLANFQATGNGYIVVPNKEVWAKLPPGYSDPHGIWYSHVKLASEVGLGDTLVNADKNNFSPRVGFAYRLDPQGKTVIRGGFGLFHPTAAIQGIRDQLATNEFRYSIQRSPGPFQHVYSQGSVLYGGNEDIGTQGVWPDVQSPDIYQYNLTVERELPWALGARVSYLGSTMRKLLVNREYNSVRASTTPVNSYDSADNRLRPFPAFGAWMNMIENTGSGQFHALQFEVSRRFKRGFAIDASYTFAHSSSNAPDSGNSSLGVIQYDPYNLEADRGPDPFVAKHRLLINATVDVPVGKDRAVGSDMPIWADKLFGGWTVSTIFQARSGANLTPFFSLGYSSYTPYNIGFNPDTTGVWTGDTYKPNLVGDPKANVPNGLFFNPAAYALPGEGQFPGTTPRNSLEGPGNWVINLAFYKDIISRKNVKVQFTATIDNVFNTAQFFPDPGSDFLNLTDYLINDTPDNGTMGVLGAGAQNNVEGFAFGRVIRLGLRARF, encoded by the coding sequence ATGGAAGTTCAGTGTTTCGCTGGCGCCACGCCGTGGCGACCGCGTGTCTCGGCGCGCGTCGGTCTGTTGGCCCTTGTCCTCGTGATTGTCGCTGTGGGTGCGGCTGCCGCGCAGTCGGTCCTGGGGACAATCCGCGGGACCGTGACCGACCCGGGCGGCGGCGTGATCCCGAAGGCGGCCGTCCTGATCACCGACGAGGCCACCGGGGCGCCCCACGCGCTCGAAACCGACGGGCGCGGGAACTTCGCGGTGCCGAACCTGCAGCCCGGCACGTATCGAGTCGAGGTGATCGTCACCAATTTCAAGAAGTTCGAGCGGGCCGGCGTCACGGTCAGCACGGGCGCCGCGACACTGGTGACGGTCCAGCTCGAGGTCGGTCCGGTCGGTGAGACGGTGGTCGTCACGGCCGAGGCGCCGGTCAACATCACGCTGGACAGCCCGGCGGTGACGCGGAACATGGACGCTCAGCAAATCCGCGATCTACCGCGCAACTCGCGTGACGTCCAGGACTTTCTGTACCTGAACCCCAACGTCATCGGAACCAGCGACAACATGCAGTTCCTTGGCGGCCGGACCTACGGCGTGTCCTACATCCAGGACGGCCAGGCCTCGACCAACGCCATCTTCGGGACGGTCGGGAACTCCGCGCCCGGACTCGACGCCATTCAGGAGATGCAGGTTCTCTCGAACTCCTACAGCGCCGAGTACGGCGGCCTCGCCGGCGTCGTCGTAACGACCAAGCGTGGCGGGCAGCAATACCACGGAGGCGCCTTCTACGACTTCAACTCGAACGCGCTCAACTCGCTGACCTACGGCCAGACGCTCACCGGCGTCACGCGCAACGATCCGAACTCGGAGACCAGCCAGCACCGTTACGGGATGAGCGTCGGAGGGCCGGTCGCCAAGCGCACGTTCTTCTTCGCGAACTACGAGGGCCTGCGCGACAAGACCATCCAGGGGGGAGCCAGAACGGCCGTGCCGACGGCGGCGATGAGGAACGGCGACTTCACCGGGACCAACATCAAGGTCAAGGACCCGCTCACGGGCCAGCCGTTCTCCGGAAACGCAATCCCGCCCAACCGGCTCGACCCCAGCGCCCAGAAGATCATGAACTTCTTCTGGCCGATGCCGAACCAGCCGGGCACGATGTCTGGCGGCTACGGGATCTTCCAGCAATACGTGCCCGAGTCGCGGAAGCGCGAGCGGTTCGACTTCCGGGTGGACCACGAGGCCGGCGACAAGCACACGATCTTCGCGCGCGCGAGCTATCAGCTCCGCGATCCGCGGTCGTTCCGGTTCGAGGCAGGCAACGCCCTCACGAACCTGCCCATCCAGACCAGCAACTTGACGACCTACGCGCTCATCGGCGGCTGGACATCGATCCTCAGCAACAACATCGTCAACGAGGTCAGGGTCGGTTACAACTACGACCACTACGCCCAGAAGAGCAACTACCTCGTGGCGCCGACCGCGTCGCAGTTCGGCATCGAGGCGGCCCCGACCATCGGCGGCGACGTCGCGGGCTTCCCGACGTTCACGTTCCAGAGTTCCACGTACAGGCCGAGCTCCATCTCTGACGGCGGTCGCAACGCGGACCGCACGCAGAATCAGAACTCGTTCTCGATCGCCGACAACCTGTCGTGGCTCAAGGGCGCGCACTCGATGCGGATGGGCGCGCTCTACTCGAGGAACATGGCCGTCGACGGGTTCGGCCGCGGTCTCTCGAGCCACGGCAACTACCGCTTCAACGGGACCAAGACCGGCAACGCCTTCGGCGACTTCCTCCTCGGCCGGCCGTACCGCGTTGACGAGCAGGTTTCCACACGCGGCGACCTCAACGGCCACTCGACCGACTTCGCAGCCTTCTTCCAGGACGACTGGCGCGTCAGCCAGAACCTGACGCTCTTCCTGGGCCTGCGGTACGAGTTGTCGGGAACCTGGAACGAGAACAGCCTGCTGCTGGCGAACTTCCAGGCGACCGGGAACGGCTACATTGTCGTGCCGAACAAGGAGGTCTGGGCCAAACTGCCGCCCGGATACAGCGATCCGCACGGCATCTGGTACAGCCATGTGAAGCTCGCGAGCGAGGTCGGCCTGGGCGACACGCTCGTGAACGCCGACAAGAACAACTTCAGTCCCCGGGTGGGCTTCGCCTACCGCCTCGACCCGCAGGGCAAGACCGTGATCCGGGGCGGCTTCGGGCTCTTCCACCCGACGGCGGCCATCCAGGGCATTCGTGACCAACTGGCGACCAACGAGTTCCGCTACTCCATCCAGCGGAGCCCCGGGCCGTTCCAGCACGTCTACTCGCAGGGTTCGGTCCTCTACGGGGGCAACGAGGATATTGGCACTCAGGGCGTCTGGCCCGACGTCCAGTCGCCGGATATCTACCAGTACAACCTGACCGTCGAGCGCGAGCTGCCCTGGGCGCTCGGCGCGCGCGTCAGCTACCTCGGGTCGACGATGAGGAAGCTCCTCGTCAACCGGGAATACAACAGCGTGCGCGCCAGCACGACGCCCGTGAACAGCTACGACTCGGCCGACAACCGCCTGCGACCCTTCCCGGCCTTTGGGGCGTGGATGAACATGATCGAAAACACCGGGTCGGGGCAGTTCCACGCGTTGCAGTTCGAGGTCTCGCGCCGGTTCAAACGCGGCTTCGCGATCGACGCGTCCTACACGTTCGCGCACTCGTCCAGCAACGCCCCCGACTCCGGGAACTCGAGCCTGGGTGTCATCCAGTACGACCCCTATAACCTGGAGGCCGACCGGGGGCCCGACCCGTTCGTCGCCAAGCACCGCCTGCTCATCAACGCGACCGTGGACGTGCCCGTCGGCAAGGATCGCGCGGTGGGCTCCGACATGCCCATCTGGGCCGACAAGCTCTTTGGCGGCTGGACGGTCTCCACGATCTTCCAGGCCCGAAGTGGTGCGAACCTCACGCCGTTCTTCTCGCTTGGCTACTCGTCGTACACCCCGTACAACATCGGCTTCAACCCCGACACGACCGGCGTGTGGACCGGCGACACCTACAAGCCGAACCTCGTGGGCGACCCGAAGGCCAACGTGCCCAACGGCCTCTTCTTCAACCCGGCCGCATACGCGCTGCCCGGCGAGGGCCAGTTCCCGGGTACCACGCCGCGAAACAGCCTGGAGGGGCCTGGTAACTGGGTCATCAACCTCGCGTTCTACAAGGACATCATCTCGCGGAAGAACGTGAAGGTGCAGTTCACGGCGACGATAGACAACGTGTTCAACACCGCGCAGTTCTTCCCGGATCCGGGGAGCGACTTCCTGAACCTGACCGACTACCTGATTAACGACACGCCCGACAATGGGACGATGGGCGTGCTCGGAGCTGGAGCCCAGAACAACGTCGAGGGGTTCGCGTTTGGACGGGTCATACGACTCGGGCTCCGGGCGCGGTTCTGA
- a CDS encoding creatininase family protein — protein sequence MTNNEPPSSSARRPIDEGDWNMAYLFPAEVAAARRRSGLVILPVAPIEWHGPHLAMGCDNLLAHAFARRLALALECPYYPPLFVGTERERSPEMLEAIGLDRDAFVEGMDFPQHEVASAYFREEVFATVVRETLNVLLGRMQFRRVLIVNGHGADNQRAVLDRLCREFNASVPSGCRVVWVYPGFPRSMIAGAIGHAASEEASMLAATFPACVDLSRLPASGPLRNIDHGVIDGETFDGQPTPDRTLRADRDPRAHTDASWGRERIEWAVVETLEELARKWPAESA from the coding sequence ATGACAAACAACGAACCACCGAGCTCATCTGCCCGGCGACCAATCGACGAGGGCGACTGGAACATGGCGTATCTGTTTCCAGCCGAGGTGGCGGCGGCCCGTCGCCGCAGCGGACTCGTAATCCTTCCGGTGGCTCCGATCGAATGGCACGGCCCTCACCTCGCCATGGGCTGCGACAACCTCCTGGCACACGCCTTCGCGCGCCGGCTGGCTCTTGCCCTCGAGTGCCCCTACTATCCCCCACTCTTCGTTGGCACCGAGCGCGAGCGATCTCCCGAGATGCTCGAGGCGATCGGGCTCGACCGCGACGCATTCGTCGAGGGGATGGATTTTCCGCAACACGAGGTGGCCAGCGCCTACTTCCGCGAGGAGGTGTTCGCCACGGTCGTGCGCGAGACGCTGAATGTGCTACTCGGCCGGATGCAATTTCGGCGCGTGCTGATCGTCAACGGTCACGGGGCCGACAATCAAAGGGCCGTGCTGGATCGGCTGTGCCGGGAGTTCAACGCCTCGGTCCCTTCCGGGTGCCGGGTGGTGTGGGTGTACCCTGGCTTCCCTCGTTCGATGATTGCGGGTGCGATCGGCCACGCCGCGTCGGAAGAGGCATCCATGCTGGCCGCGACATTTCCGGCCTGCGTCGATCTCTCCCGGTTGCCGGCGTCAGGACCGCTGCGGAACATCGACCATGGTGTCATCGACGGCGAGACGTTCGATGGGCAGCCGACGCCGGACCGCACCCTTCGTGCCGACCGCGACCCACGGGCGCACACCGACGCGTCGTGGGGCCGGGAGCGGATCGAGTGGGCCGTGGTGGAGACGCTCGAGGAACTCGCGCGCAAATGGCCGGCCGAATCGGCCTAG
- a CDS encoding GWxTD domain-containing protein: protein MHVHTASPVGPRLSSVVGSIGVALLTLATLAGTATAQRLDKPRQAWLATYRLLLVPEELTALKALKGSADLEEFERIFWARRSPDPAQKDSPVKAGVTRARAIADQRFGESGRKGSETGCGQVFLLAGDADEVTGLGLRSTFETRSTRVSPATRNSDPSARDQALQSAAKDGARRAETWIYKSRPDRAFKLPGGDLRISFDDGCEFDENPRTIQELSRVAATRVIHPEIGYRFTAAGLLRPLSSVAPTSSGATTLLDGSRADFSLSFEMKLQVPTPVGGYSAGILRGEPGAILPAQFTPGRPVDLDVTACAVPASGDPVTVPGRRVQAVAKPDGSFLTTVGLALPPGTYDVAVAVLEPASGRAAVAHVPFDVPDYAKGPLAIGPLMVLTESDNLGAAERIDPYAAFIVGREHFYARPGNVLAPADSLRLLLLVQNAGVSSETKKATLRAAFTVLKDGRPVARGSEQVFDTPGAAASVGPIPLADFAAGQYLARVEVNDDVTKTRVVREAAFIVTPPAGK from the coding sequence ATGCACGTCCACACGGCCTCTCCTGTCGGGCCACGTCTCAGCAGCGTCGTCGGATCGATCGGCGTGGCGCTGCTCACGCTGGCGACGCTCGCGGGGACGGCGACCGCGCAGAGACTCGACAAGCCTCGCCAGGCCTGGCTCGCGACATACAGGCTCCTCCTGGTGCCCGAGGAGTTGACGGCCCTCAAGGCGCTCAAAGGGTCCGCGGACCTCGAGGAGTTCGAACGGATCTTCTGGGCGCGGCGCAGCCCGGACCCGGCGCAGAAGGACAGCCCCGTCAAGGCTGGTGTGACGCGGGCACGGGCCATCGCGGATCAGCGGTTCGGCGAATCGGGCAGGAAGGGCTCGGAGACGGGCTGCGGCCAGGTGTTCCTGCTGGCCGGTGATGCAGACGAGGTGACGGGGCTCGGACTGCGCAGCACGTTCGAAACGCGGTCCACGCGCGTGTCGCCAGCGACCAGGAACAGTGATCCGAGCGCGCGGGACCAGGCGCTGCAGTCCGCCGCCAAGGACGGCGCCCGCCGCGCGGAGACGTGGATCTACAAGAGCCGGCCCGATCGGGCCTTCAAGCTGCCGGGCGGCGACCTGCGTATCTCGTTCGACGACGGATGCGAGTTCGACGAAAACCCGCGCACGATCCAGGAACTCTCGCGGGTGGCCGCCACGCGCGTCATCCACCCGGAAATCGGTTACAGGTTCACGGCGGCTGGCCTGCTACGGCCGCTGTCCTCGGTCGCGCCCACCTCGTCGGGCGCGACCACTCTCCTCGACGGGTCGCGGGCCGACTTTTCCCTGAGCTTCGAGATGAAGCTGCAGGTGCCGACGCCGGTGGGGGGCTACAGTGCCGGCATCCTGCGCGGCGAACCGGGGGCCATCCTGCCGGCGCAGTTCACGCCAGGTCGGCCGGTGGACCTCGATGTGACCGCATGCGCGGTGCCGGCCTCCGGGGACCCGGTCACCGTTCCGGGCCGCCGCGTGCAAGCCGTCGCCAAGCCTGACGGTTCGTTCCTGACCACCGTCGGACTGGCGCTGCCGCCCGGCACGTACGACGTCGCCGTCGCGGTTCTCGAGCCGGCGAGCGGACGGGCCGCCGTCGCCCACGTGCCGTTCGACGTGCCCGACTACGCGAAGGGGCCGCTCGCGATCGGTCCACTCATGGTGCTGACCGAGTCGGACAACCTGGGAGCCGCGGAACGAATCGATCCGTACGCGGCCTTCATCGTGGGCCGCGAGCACTTCTATGCGCGGCCAGGCAACGTGCTCGCGCCGGCGGACTCGCTTCGCCTGCTCCTGTTGGTCCAGAACGCGGGGGTCTCATCCGAGACGAAGAAAGCGACGCTGCGCGCCGCATTTACGGTCCTCAAGGACGGCAGGCCGGTGGCGAGGGGATCGGAACAGGTGTTCGACACGCCAGGCGCCGCCGCGTCGGTCGGCCCCATCCCACTGGCGGACTTTGCTGCCGGCCAGTACCTGGCGCGGGTCGAGGTCAATGACGACGTGACGAAGACGCGCGTGGTGCGCGAGGCCGCCTTCATCGTGACACCACCGGCTGGGAAATAG